The genomic stretch ACCATAACGACTCAGCCATCAGCACCACTTTGATATTTCATGTATTGAGTATCGAATGGCGATTTTTCTGTCAGGCATTTCATATCCCAAAAGGTCAAATACAGTAGAGTATGTCTTCCTAAACATAATACATGATATTATATTGTTTCATGCAGTGCCACCCGCAGAGGGGGATGTTGGCACAAATAGCGCCATTAACAAAAACCTTGGCGAATAAAAATTAGGGTGAGattgaaaaactgttttcaagaaataaaaaaatttaaatctgtattaGTTTAATACAGATTTTACACTAGTTAAGTCTATGACGAAAACGGCAAACAATAAAACTCGAGCAATTCGAGGTTTTGTGTTATTATAGAAGCTTTTAGCTATTACTCGGCCagataaaagattttaattttatatatttcgaaGCACTCCCTTCCACTCGTGACCAATGTGTCCAGTCCATGCAACCTCTTACCCACCGCGCACATCTTTACCGTCAACATCGTTTCCTCAGTCACCAAAAAATCGTATATTCTTAGTCTTCATGTGACTCACATactttacataaacataaattcataacctagtacagtacgcgcgctgaaggttcggccctgtcgttgtcctactaaccaaataaaaacattgactctccaatgatccgtcacggacggcaatgtttaattctcgttcgacaatcaacttatggttagaccaacttcctgtacaaataaaattctgaaacttcgcagatctattttcctgtttattccaatgctaatggatgtattaagtttcaatgttttattacttttcttcaataaaatatattttaaaattaactgtgccaaaattgtgatacaaaaaagtttgtatgtgaggatttttttattatttggtcaggaaactttcaccaacgggaaagtttttctgaatgaactgaagttaattttagatttaacttttttcagatacatagtttaggttagccgtaacttagtctgaagtgtaatgtatcaccgacaccgctgccctacagtttatggcccattcacgtaaatgcaacacggcaataccatttaaaagtttaacattgaatcactttgcaatagattatttctgaaaaaaaaaaaacactttagccatagtggtgatctgtgataaactaaaagtttaaactttaatgaaattatgttgaatttcattgtattttattcgaatagaaagtgttttggggtgtattgtttatacactaattttatgacagatgaatgaaTACGAAACACTGATGTACAAAGAATCCtgagaacagggacaataaatattcagactgcagaacagttgttatatcagccaatccacccgtcccccgccataAGTCtgctcggttgactcggagccgaaccttcagcgcgcgtactgtaagTAATTATTGAGAGCAGtgtgtttttatttggttttgtgaTCGTAATAGACCctgtaaacatttgttttaatagaaTTAGAACGAATAATTTGCCTCGAAAACCACCAAAAGATTTCAAATATAAGTGTTAGGAGTTCATGTCCAATACAGTGCATCGGAATGAGAACCAACCGGGAATTATCCAGAATCATCGGTTAGTATTTTTCCCTACTTGAACACTATCTTTAGCaggtttgaaataatataatataaaaaaagaaatagattCATGGGCGAACTTGCAAATGAGATGAAACATTCACATATCTAGCGGCAAAACTGAGAATAGGACTCTTTTGTAAAGTACTTGACTCCCTGATTTCACAACTATGAGATCACTTTACAGCTCTCTAACTATCGTGCAGAGTATGACTTATATTTCCCATcaaaagatgtaaaaaaaacttaGGATCTCACTTAATACCAGCTCTTCATGATTTATGTATAAACGATTAGAAGCCGATGTACGTTCTAAAGAGGTTCATGTTTTTGTCAGTTATACAAGAGTTAGTTGTAGAAAGATTGATCTGTCACATGTGCTAAGTTCAGAAGATAGAAATGACAAGAGTGTAAGTCTTTTAAGCAATGAAGaagtttaaacacaatattttccTGAAGAGGCACTTTATAGCCTTAGTAGGCCCAAGGAGTTTAAAACAAGTTAACCACgcttaaatatttgaatatttgagtCGGTGGAtcaaaaaaatgatttattagacTGTATGTGTGTTTATTACTTATCTCTAGTTTTCTATATTTAACAACGATCTATCAGATAATCCTTGCCCTACCAACAAGCTATTCAGCTGGGAGAATAATAGTCAAAGATATAATAATCTTGgttattttctgaaataatatattatcaattccCAGTGATATCATAgacaagtttgaattttaaattgtagaCGGTAAAATACACTAATTTACAAAGACTATCAAGGATAACGGCCATCAGGATAGCCTTTCACAATTTTTCTGTAGTCATTGcaagtattgtatattattactttagttctttttttagtATTCACATTCCCTTTTAAAAATCCTGTACAAGGAACTGGTCTCCATAAGTTATCTTAATTAAAGGTAATGCTATATTTTTAGTGATTGGtgtatttaagtttaaacttgCATCCCATATTTTCCCCCCAAATAGTTTGAGATATAAACTTTATTGATGTATGAAGATATGTCAAATGGGACTGATTTTATTCTGTTCAAATATACACGCTCTAATATTTGGAGTTGTTGTCCTTGAGAGCTCTGTCTGACTTTAATTCACGCTGTGATATGTTCATAGTTTTCGTTGAAGCATTTATTCGAAAAGAGGGACACATTGTGTAAGGACATGTTCCACTTACCCAGCACAGATTAAAAGCTAAGGCAGTTGTACAgcaataaagttttgtgttattttgaaacaaatcacCTACCTACACTCTGAAAATAATTCAAGAAGTGTATGCCAATAATTTATCAGTACTGCCAACCTTGTACTGTACCAAtttcttccccttattctgtttggtaagatcTTCCCACATGGCAGTGACCCATGAGACCGAGCAGAAAAGGCTATAAGTAAGATCACCTTGccctgtattaaaaaaaaaacagcaaacagAATGACATTACAGACATTATAGGGTtaagaataacaataattttcaagaggagatttataaaaaggttttttttaacaaaagtttacaAGCCTAATACTGTAACATAGAGTGTATTATGTTGCATAGGAAACACATTGTTTTAGCTGTTACTTTTCTAAATACAGTAAGTTTTGtctgtttttcagtttttttataacaaaatataaaataaagtagacACAACTATGTTAGTACATAACGTGTTTACTGTAGTGGTGTTTAACAATAACCTGTTTCACCAAACAAGAATTTTCGTTTTAATGCAGAGTCTACACTCAAACTATTAATCACATAGGCTACTACCCTCAGTTTTAATATCCAGCAAACAATGTTGTTAAATGGGCACTATTTCCACTTGGGTTgcgaaattaaacttttttagtgCAATTCTTGTTTCATagatgtaattaaaatttgatgcAACTTGTTTTATCCTCACCTcttagatatttaataaattctttacacTTTCTTTGCATTTTTCACACTTTTACAAATTGGCTGGTGATAGTTAGGCCTAACATCAATTTCAGTATCTAGGAAGAAAGTACTGAAATGGGACAATGAGGCTGATATCTGGTTCAAAACTCTTCTTAAATCCTGACACATAAACGGCAACCATAGTGAATTGTACAtcatatcaatttattttctttgaatttttaactttatgaGCTGATTTTACAGGGTTACATTTAAGAGCAGCTAATATACGAGAGATGATGTAGTAAATAGCATATGTGAGGACAACAAGAGAGACGATAAAAACAGCTATGACGTCCAGTAGCAAGTACTGATAGAAGGGAAGGTGGACAGAAGCTGGTTGCAAGTGTGGAGCACCATGATGTCGAATGACATACTCAGTCCAGTACACAGCTGACTGTAGCGCTGTCATCGGCCGGTCTCGGAACTGTAGTGACAATCTCCTCATGTTATCTCTGTATCTAAAACATAACATAGATTGAGTAATAAATATCTAAATCAATCTAAACCATCTGATCTAATTTAAACACACATGAAGGCGCTTGCATTTGCATTATCTCTAAAGATAGTTATCTTACCAAAATAACAGATGGAAATTTATAATTGCTTTTTCCAATTTCAAgttttagtgtttatttaaaaatctacggaaaatgtatattttattaatcattgtTTAGATCTGCAGTAATGATAGCGTGGACTTAGTACCCTAGaggatatattttgtaaacagagTTGTGTTAGTAAAATGGTGACTCACTTTTTGGCCCAAGCCAAGAGGCTTCACTTTGTTAACAAATAATCATGCTTGTACAGTATTACCATTAGATTAAGCGAGTAATTAGTAAAGATTCACCAGTAACTCCTGAGTCCTGTTAAGATACAACGAGGGATTGCTTGTAAATTGTTGATGTCCTGGATAGCATTGTATGTTGACTATGTATGAAGCATAAATGTTCCTGGATTGTACTCTAAAATTGAGTCTTTTTCTTTCAATGATATCTCTATTCCCTAGTTAACCTCTGGTGAAGTTATTCCAAAAGTGTTTAATTAAACTGTCCATCACAACTGCAGAAGATAGAATGTGATACATTTCTGTTGCACATACTGTAACCATTTTTGGTTATTGACGGTTTAAATATCTGCCTTTAATTTCAAATTGTCAACAATGATATTACAGTGTTGTATCAAAAAGCGGGGTTAACAATACAGTTGGTTTCATTACTCATAAAACGTATCATTAAAAGTATCTTCTGCTGTGTTGGTGAGTTTAGCGCAATGAGATATAAAGAAAAGCCCTTACAGCAGAAATGCAATACATCTGGAcagacaaggacgtagccagtaaGGGGGTTataactccccccccccaaattttttcagttactttattagcaaacgattattattgtttaaataatttagtattactcaCATTTACTGATGAAATAttgttctcaacattgaaatgggtcaagaactttttaagaaactaAATAGGGAATGAGCGGATGCCTTACATTCTTTCCACTACTggaaaatatcagtcgtcttgaccctccccctccccaagtttttttcctggctacgttcttgtggGCAGATAATGTTAATAGGGATAAATGGGAAAGTTAAAATTTAGACTCAAATACATCAGAATTCAAGAATCAGAAAGTGACTGCATTAAATTTGATGCTCttcattacaaatatgtttaataataaattagaagtggtggtaaatgattgttttgtaatttaaggaaataattatTCAGTAtaccttaatttaaattaaacttttaaaacaatatgagtattaaaactaccttttaatatgaaaacaattGTTGTTACATGGTAGACATTATGAAGAAAtggattaaattttaagatttttgaaaacCTTATACACAGCAAGAACCACAAACCTGTGGAAACTTGTGCAAGACTTAGTCACTTAGTTACAACATTTCCACCTTtactagtaaattatattaaaacctgtttttaattaaattaattaattcaaaagttAGTCACTTACTTTGGATTGTTTATGATTTCTGACACTGCTCTTGATATCGTCTCTTCTGACAAATTGTCGAAGTCTAGTTGAATACAAGTATCTCTGCGTTCTAAGTGCTTGATGTTTCCCTTCTGGTCAGCGAAGAATGGGACACCAATCATAGGTTTACCGAAGTGAACTGCTTCAATAGTACTTGATAAACCTCCATGCTGAATTACAGCTATGACGTTTTCATGTTCTGGAAATatttaggtaaattattttaaactgccaTGTACCTTGCAGAGGTATGAAGCCCCTTTTTATACTACTCTGACAATAATAATGacttgttttgtaattaattgtgtgtTCACTAGTATGTTACACAAACCAAGTTTATTAAAGAGCACTTCTGcatataaatatgattaattgaattgaattgaaaatctctttattcattgaatatacattttgtatacatcGAATAGCGTCATAAAAATTACTAACCAATAAACTAAGAGgttataatgtgataaaatattataattctatgATCAATCTAGTTATAAAAACCCTAATAATTACAGCTTTAGCTATAAcacagattaattttaaaaatacagaaatagttaacaatattataaataattgaaaagaaacatttttaaaccacagaacaataacaaaatagtatatttcagtaatcaacaacaatttaaatgaatacaagacacaaaacaatccaaataaatacataaacacaaaTTGATATGTATTGGTGTTGTATAAAAAAGGTCAGCTCAACCCAGAATTTATAAAACTCCTCAAATGAATATAGAGATAAAGAAATTAGGTAtgacttaattttatttgtaaatattgcattatttttcaCTGCAGTTATTGTAAAtggaattttagtttaaaatattttccccatgtaattaatgtttttctcaCAAAACTGCAGCGAATGTTTGTCCAGTGTAATACCACATGTTGTGCTGTACTTATGGCTCACTCTTAACATGTAAgggatgttattttttatatattttatacttttataaataaatatatatatatatatatatatatatatatatgacatttgTATCAAGACGTCTACTTGATGTTTACAATTAAGCGTTGGTGCATTTAAACAACCAAAgtgaatatgaatatatataaattatttatatatatatatatatatatttacatatataaattatatatatatatatttatataatccgTATGTAGTTTAGTAAGTTTGTTTTTCTGGTACTCACCAATCAAATCTCTCTGTGATAACCACTTTCTGATAACCACATTTGGGGGAGCCTCAGGAAGATCCTCTTCATACTTGAAAATTACAGTTTGAGGTATTTTTGAGAACACCTTCATGAACATCATTATGATCGGTTTCGGTAAAGTAGCAGCACGGACTAATGATCCAAAACTCATGACAATTACACCATTCTTTGCATTATCCAAAATGTCTTGTAGATCCTTTAAAAACATCAAGAAAATCACAGTTTCTATCTCACTATAGGTTCTTCCAAAATCACAAATGCTCACTTACCCCCAtgcaagattaaaaataatttatctgcaatatttaaacacacacaatTTTTCGCAATGCTGAGACAACATTAATAGCCTAGTGTTGTGACCATATAGACACTATAGTATGTACAGGGTAGTAAAGTATTTACACAGGGTGTGATACTCTCACTTTaaaatctgggctgttttgagtTAAATGGGGGTTTTAATTCAGGTCAGCTTTTGTAATGGGTTTGTTGAACACATATCCAGGGTTTAGAGAGTGTTTTTCATTGTTGCTGTGAAAAAATTTCAGATGTAGATAAAAACAACTAGTTCACTTGACATTGAAAGCACTGAAAACGGAATATATCAGTTACTTAATATATAGTCATAAAAcgtagaatattaaaattaaaaactacttttggAAAATACAGATACAGGAGGTCCTtccaaaaatatttgattttggcattaaaaattatattttttgattaatttgagaggccatatctcaaaaaatagCACTTGCGAAAACTTTAGTTGAAGACAAGCTCATcagataaaaactataaacatcaTAGGCTGAACTGAGATGagaatttggttatttaaaaagaTACATTGAATGGACTTGAGAGAACAACTGGGCTGAATATGTAGGACGTAATTAGCAGTTACGTAAACAGTTTTTTCTGAACAGATTCAAACATCAAGTTATACAGTGTGATAGTTTGTTGGAAACATGTTGTTGGTTTCAGATTTTTCTATCtttcaataaattgtaatgaaaaataaagaattcaCAGTATATGACTAGGAAAAATATTGAAGCAAGCTATATACTTTAGTAAATTTGGGCTTGCAAAACGCAACAGAATTGAGATAAAACTATAATATGTTTTGAATAACTTTCTatcgtaaataaattttattcaaaccatattaaaaaataatggaaaacttTTTCACTACAATTGAATGTATATTCAAAGTCAGAAGCATTACCAGCCGATAGCCCAGGGGGGAGCAAGTTGTTGCTTACCCACCCCGCCCCCCTCTCACGCTTTAACAATAACATAGAGCAGACCGTAGTTGAGCGTGGAAATATTAGGAATGGAATTGGTGAATTCATTCGAGTTTTGACATACAGGAATCGATCAAGCAAGTTAAGTCAGACTTAGAACTTTGattgttttacatttgaaaacttttttagaaTCTCTAGGTGGGGGGCAGCTACCCCTCCTTGCCACTCCCCACCCCCCCCACTTGGCGACGCCATTGTTCAAAGTAATGCACAACTCCTTAAGTCTACCCATGTGTCTAGTTTACATAAATGTTGTCATTTTTTTACTTCATAACTGCGACATTGACAcacaaaaatgtatcattaaatattgtatagtcAGTTTTTAGTCAAACATCCACTATtcataacacattatatacaacaagtagtaatttgttaaaaaatatttacttaaatatattcaagtgatttataaagtatttgtgaACCCAGATATgagattaacaaatttaaattgattttctattcaGATGCTATACCACTATTGAATTTAAAGTGGctcaaatctttaaaaatagaaaaaaccgCTTGTGGtaagattaaaatatgttttgtatctacaaatgtatttttagacataacataataaaaaatctttttttacaaaaaaaccaatTGTAAACTTACGTACTTACTATTAgtacttttttaacattatttcatgCATCATGTGCAAATATCAGTAATGAGTAGagacatttttgtttgtttagtacATGAACATACATAAGCTGATAAAATACCTTAGGTAATGGTTTTTTCTTCTTGATGTGGATTCCTCCAATTTCAATGACATTAGGAGGGAAGGGTCGACTCTGCAATAGAGCATGGTAGCTGTTGATAAAGTACATTGAAGTGTTTGCCACAACTTCACTCACTGGTGGCAGAGGTTCACGAAAACTTTTCTCCACCATCGCTTGTGTTTCTCTACTAAATATCCAGAGATGCCAAAACTTTCCATAGAGAAGTGTAACGGTGTTGTAGATCCTCTCCCAAAAATTCATGTTGGGACTGAACCTCTGGAAGTAGTTGAGTATATAAGACGGATTGTCAGGCAACCCAAACCTATCTGCAGCCCAAGGCATGGCCATACTCGTCGTCACAGCTATCATAGGAATTTTGAGTTTGTATGCGTAATATGCGAAACAGTCACTTCCAAACAGTTCTGTGATCACGATATCATACTGATCGTGTGCCTTCAAGAGATCCTGGTATTCTGGTTCATCGAGAACTTTACAACTGTCTCCGTGAACATCTCTGAAGAAAAATGTTGTTGCCCAGGGATTGGGCACTCTCTTCCTTAGCATTTCAACAGAAAACTCGTTCATTATTGGTTTGAGTCTGTCAGAAAAGTCTATATCTGTGTAGTTGGGCAATAGTTTCTTCCGTGGGAAAGACGAGAAGACAGTGACGTTGTGTCCTCTGGCGGCTAGTTCCTCGAAGAGAGGTTCCATCACGATCCAGTGACTTCTCATGGAGAATGCTGCCAGACCCAGGATACGTGCACCATCGCAGCCCCACACCAGGGTCAAACAGGCAACAACGATCCCCAAGTACATCTAGAGTGAAACCAAAGTTATCTCAAGACGCATAATtaattagtttctaaaataactGAGACATATCAAAATTCTTgacctaaatataatttaaatttaaaatgacttaACTGTGTGAGataacttaagtttaaaaaatatatttctatattaaattatttctttagagTACAcaaccaaattgaaaatattacaatcttCTGTCACAGTTTTCATAGCATATCTTGAGATGAAAATACTGAACACCTATTAATTTACCtacaatttaaagaattttcatgAACGTTGTTAATGGTTTTGGTTTAAATATAGCAAAACCTTTATTACAGTGgatctatactgagtgagattgACTGAGGTAGCTGAAGTCTGACGCAGTAATGTGTTCAACTAGTAccataaaactgttttaactaaCACTTACATTGCAGGTCTGGACTGAATGAAACTGAGTTTAGCTGAAACCTGACACAATCATGTATTTACaaggtgaggcagaccacccgtccTTGATGTATAGAggctgaaccgagaaacctatCTTCTTCGTTTTAACAgaacctaaaaaataatataatttgtgtaatatttctgaaaaattgtaaaacaaatattaaacttttatctGCTGCACAGTTTGAACagttacaataaatacattttgattgcAAAGCAATGCATATTAGTTTCATCAAGCTACAGTGAActtgttagttttttaattatttttgtcttgATAATCTATGACGGACTTAGTACTCGAGTTCAAAGCCAGGTATAACAAGTTCCAACCGATTAAAAAAAACCAGAATGACtccatagtttataattatacttCGGCTAGGTACACATTAACTATGGCAGACACATTACTGCATCAGCAATTATACACTTTAGCCTCATTCAGTTATCTAGatatattatagctagacattTATTACATAGCAGCATAGTTTAACATGTTaattgtatatacagggtgaggcagatcACCCAACTGCGATGTATAGCATCTGAACCAAGAAACCTACATTCTTCATATTAACGAAAACCACCATATTTCGACTCCAAAGAATCGGGAAAATCGTTCTTCATGcccaaaaataccccaaaatgCACTTCAGGGGGAAGaggtaattttaaaaagatttataaaagaaACGTAAAGGTATGTCGAGctgtacctcattttaaaggttaaCGGACTCCGGTTGTACGGTACATTTCCAGTGTCACAGACACAACTAGCAAGTCTTTGGAAAACATTTAGTGAATGATGTTCATGCTCCAGATAATGTTGAGCATACAGAGCAGCAACAGTTGTGTAGTTCGGTAAACATCACCTAACACCATCAATATTGAGAAAGCTTCCTTATTGGTGAATGGCATATTTTACAGACAACTATACATGTCTTCACGGACACGGCACAAA from Homalodisca vitripennis isolate AUS2020 chromosome 2, UT_GWSS_2.1, whole genome shotgun sequence encodes the following:
- the LOC124355520 gene encoding UDP-glucosyltransferase 2-like, translated to MYLGIVVACLTLVWGCDGARILGLAAFSMRSHWIVMEPLFEELAARGHNVTVFSSFPRKKLLPNYTDIDFSDRLKPIMNEFSVEMLRKRVPNPWATTFFFRDVHGDSCKVLDEPEYQDLLKAHDQYDIVITELFGSDCFAYYAYKLKIPMIAVTTSMAMPWAADRFGLPDNPSYILNYFQRFSPNMNFWERIYNTVTLLYGKFWHLWIFSRETQAMVEKSFREPLPPVSEVVANTSMYFINSYHALLQSRPFPPNVIEIGGIHIKKKKPLPKDLQDILDNAKNGVIVMSFGSLVRAATLPKPIIMMFMKVFSKIPQTVIFKYEEDLPEAPPNVVIRKWLSQRDLIEHENVIAVIQHGGLSSTIEAVHFGKPMIGVPFFADQKGNIKHLERRDTCIQLDFDNLSEETISRAVSEIINNPKYRDNMRRLSLQFRDRPMTALQSAVYWTEYVIRHHGAPHLQPASVHLPFYQYLLLDVIAVFIVSLVVLTYAIYYIISRILAALKCNPVKSAHKVKNSKKIN